The following are encoded together in the Flavihumibacter fluvii genome:
- a CDS encoding NAD(P)/FAD-dependent oxidoreductase, translated as MKLGSDTYDVAVIGGGLAGLSAAIQLNRRGYSVILFEKKSYPFHRVCGEYISEESRPFLRELGLPFDQLELPEIRKLMVSSPDGSSLETALTPGGFGISRYRLDELLAGLARSSGVQLMEATKVNNIRYENGVMVVNFHQQEVRANVAIGCFGKRSNLDVTWERPFALAKGGKLNNYIGVKYHVRIDEPADMIALHNFKNGYCGISRVEDGVSCLCYLTTAHNLSLSNNSIAKMETQILMRNPHLARIFNEAEMLWSAPLSISQVSFMPKSKVHDHILMVGDAAGTITPLCGNGMSMALNGSKIVAGQVARFLQKEISRREMEWQYQKQWQKQFSRRLYAGRIIQSFFGGPLLSKILVKAASGFPALNRYLVRQTHGDQF; from the coding sequence ATGAAGTTGGGGAGCGATACATACGATGTTGCGGTCATAGGCGGGGGACTGGCTGGATTGTCGGCTGCAATCCAATTGAACAGGAGAGGTTATAGTGTAATTCTTTTTGAAAAAAAATCCTATCCGTTTCACAGGGTCTGCGGAGAGTACATCAGCGAGGAAAGCCGGCCTTTTTTACGAGAACTGGGTCTGCCATTTGATCAGCTGGAATTGCCGGAAATCAGGAAACTTATGGTTAGTTCGCCAGATGGAAGTTCATTGGAGACTGCGCTTACTCCTGGTGGATTTGGTATAAGCAGGTATCGACTCGATGAATTATTGGCTGGCCTTGCCAGGTCATCAGGCGTGCAATTAATGGAAGCGACCAAAGTGAATAATATCCGTTATGAAAATGGTGTTATGGTGGTTAATTTCCATCAGCAGGAAGTGAGGGCTAATGTTGCCATAGGTTGTTTCGGGAAGCGTTCGAACCTTGATGTGACCTGGGAAAGGCCATTTGCATTGGCAAAGGGTGGTAAACTGAATAATTATATCGGGGTTAAATACCATGTCCGGATTGATGAACCGGCAGATATGATCGCCCTTCATAATTTTAAGAATGGATATTGTGGAATTTCCAGGGTGGAGGATGGTGTATCTTGTTTGTGTTACCTGACCACCGCACATAATCTTAGCTTGAGTAATAATTCAATTGCGAAAATGGAAACTCAAATTCTTATGCGGAATCCACATTTAGCAAGAATATTTAACGAGGCAGAGATGTTGTGGTCTGCACCACTTAGCATATCCCAGGTTTCATTTATGCCGAAGTCGAAGGTGCATGACCACATCTTAATGGTGGGGGATGCAGCAGGTACGATAACGCCCTTATGTGGAAATGGTATGAGTATGGCATTGAACGGAAGCAAGATTGTTGCAGGACAGGTTGCCCGTTTCCTTCAAAAGGAAATTTCACGGCGAGAAATGGAATGGCAATACCAGAAGCAATGGCAAAAACAGTTTAGCCGTCGTTTGTATGCAGGAAGGATCATACAAAGCTTTTTCGGAGGCCCTCTTTTATCTAAAATTCTGGTAAAAGCGGCCAGCGGATTTCCGGCGCTTAACAGGTATTTAGTCCGGCAAACGCACGGCGATCAATTTTAA
- a CDS encoding CoA-binding protein — protein sequence MAVIKKTLVLGASDNPSRYSYLALHKLRSFDHPVEAIGRKEVRVADVLVHTDKPAWLGIDTVTLYLSPAHQREYYDYILSLHPKRIIFNPGAENEELADLATANNIYPQEACTLVLLSTGQY from the coding sequence ATGGCTGTAATCAAGAAAACACTGGTCTTAGGTGCTTCGGATAATCCTTCGAGGTACAGTTACCTGGCCCTGCATAAGCTCAGATCATTTGATCATCCCGTAGAAGCTATCGGCAGGAAAGAAGTACGTGTCGCTGATGTTTTGGTACACACCGATAAGCCAGCCTGGCTAGGAATAGATACAGTTACCTTGTATCTTTCACCTGCCCATCAGCGTGAGTATTATGACTATATCCTTTCACTGCATCCAAAGCGGATCATATTTAATCCTGGCGCCGAAAATGAAGAATTGGCAGATCTGGCAACAGCCAATAATATATATCCTCAAGAAGCATGTACACTGGTCTTACTAAGCACCGGTCAGTATTAA
- a CDS encoding ribonuclease H-like YkuK family protein, with amino-acid sequence MLWRKFNGDLIELPIRDAVERAIRRETEQGYHLKVCIGTDSQVKGAETEFATVIVFLREGHGGFMFIQNEKTRQKYSIKERMLVEVARSIEIAYELCNLFTAYNVDMEVHADINTNPNFKSNDALKEAMGYILGMGFAFKAKPEAFASSSCANKVVN; translated from the coding sequence ATGTTATGGAGAAAATTTAATGGCGACCTGATCGAATTACCGATCCGCGACGCTGTAGAAAGAGCCATAAGGCGCGAGACCGAACAGGGGTATCATTTAAAAGTTTGTATTGGAACAGATTCCCAGGTAAAAGGAGCTGAAACAGAATTTGCCACTGTAATCGTTTTCCTGAGAGAAGGCCATGGTGGATTTATGTTTATCCAAAATGAAAAAACCAGGCAAAAATATTCCATCAAGGAAAGGATGCTGGTTGAAGTTGCCAGGAGTATTGAAATTGCGTATGAACTCTGCAACCTGTTTACAGCCTACAATGTTGACATGGAAGTTCATGCTGACATCAATACCAATCCGAATTTTAAAAGCAACGATGCGCTGAAAGAGGCCATGGGCTATATTCTTGGTATGGGCTTTGCTTTCAAGGCAAAACCTGAAGCCTTTGCCAGCAGTAGCTGTGCCAATAAGGTCGTGAATTAA
- the yihA gene encoding ribosome biogenesis GTP-binding protein YihA/YsxC, whose translation MHITKASYLISSPEVDKCPPADRPEYAFIGRSNVGKSSVINMICRNQKLAKTSRSPGKTQMINHFEISSVSKEGAKDFFKWYLVDLPGYGFAKVSQAQRKQWEKMIENYLRKRENLVMVFILIDGRHEPQKIDLDFVNQLGEWQIPFSLIFTKADKETQRVVSKNVKMFLEEMRKTWQFLPAHVVTSAIKQQGREKLMGMISDMNKEIPG comes from the coding sequence ATGCACATTACCAAAGCCAGTTACCTGATCAGCAGTCCCGAAGTGGATAAATGTCCACCGGCTGACCGCCCGGAATATGCCTTTATCGGAAGGAGCAATGTAGGCAAATCTTCGGTGATCAACATGATCTGTCGAAACCAAAAACTGGCCAAAACCTCCAGATCCCCGGGCAAAACCCAAATGATCAACCATTTCGAGATCAGTAGCGTATCGAAAGAAGGCGCCAAAGACTTTTTCAAATGGTACCTGGTAGACCTTCCGGGGTACGGATTTGCCAAAGTATCCCAGGCTCAACGGAAGCAATGGGAAAAAATGATTGAAAACTATCTGCGTAAAAGGGAAAACCTGGTGATGGTATTTATTTTGATCGATGGCCGGCATGAGCCCCAGAAAATTGACCTCGATTTTGTTAACCAGTTGGGTGAATGGCAGATCCCGTTCAGCCTCATTTTTACCAAAGCCGATAAAGAAACTCAAAGGGTCGTTTCAAAAAATGTAAAAATGTTCCTTGAAGAAATGCGTAAAACCTGGCAATTCCTGCCAGCCCATGTGGTAACCAGTGCCATTAAACAACAGGGAAGGGAAAAACTGATGGGTATGATCAGCGATATGAACAAAGAAATTCCAGGATAG
- a CDS encoding pyruvate dehydrogenase complex dihydrolipoamide acetyltransferase, with product MAEVILMPRLSDTMTEGVIAAWHKKVGEPVKKGELLAEVETDKATMDLESYKDGTLLHIGIDKGGKLQVNDLLAIIGNPGEDISSLVTAHSGAPTAEKAPEPTVAAVPLATSAPAAASLVDLTKVEEVILMPRLSDTMTEGVIAAWHKKVGDKVSKGDLLAEVETDKATMDLESYKNGTLLYIGAQKGDKVPVNALLCVIGEEGKVDLNAIIKAAGGGPVNSGVATTAETPVSAPATSAPAVEPVQAATENGRLKASPLARKIAAEKGINLSQVQGSGDGGRIIKADIETFKPVAASVPASSIAAPVSSPIVSAATPASQVSFEDKPVSQMRKIIARRLAESKFTAPHFYLTMSIDMDKAVASRAQINEVAPVKISFNDMVLKAVALALKKHPIVNSSWLGDSIRTNHHVNIGVAVAVEDGLLVPVVRFADSKGLAQIATEVKDFATRAKNKKLQPSDWEGSTFTISNLGMFGIDEFTAIINPPDSCILAIGAIQQIPVVKNGQVLPGNVMKVTLSCDHRVVDGASGSAFLQTLKGLLEEPLRMLV from the coding sequence ATGGCAGAAGTGATATTGATGCCCCGTTTAAGCGATACAATGACCGAAGGCGTCATTGCAGCCTGGCATAAGAAAGTTGGTGAGCCCGTGAAGAAGGGTGAATTGCTGGCTGAAGTTGAGACGGATAAAGCCACTATGGACCTGGAAAGCTATAAGGATGGCACCTTGCTGCATATTGGTATTGATAAAGGCGGCAAGCTCCAGGTGAATGATTTACTGGCGATCATAGGAAACCCCGGTGAAGATATTTCAAGCCTGGTTACAGCCCATTCAGGGGCTCCCACCGCTGAAAAAGCTCCAGAACCTACTGTTGCTGCCGTGCCCTTGGCTACATCAGCGCCAGCAGCTGCTTCATTAGTTGATCTGACAAAAGTGGAAGAGGTTATACTGATGCCCCGACTCAGTGATACCATGACTGAAGGTGTTATTGCTGCCTGGCATAAAAAAGTTGGCGACAAGGTAAGTAAAGGTGACCTCCTGGCAGAAGTTGAAACTGATAAGGCGACCATGGACCTTGAAAGTTATAAAAATGGAACGTTATTATATATCGGTGCGCAGAAAGGTGATAAGGTTCCAGTCAATGCCCTGCTTTGTGTGATTGGAGAAGAAGGTAAAGTTGACCTAAATGCTATTATCAAAGCGGCAGGTGGCGGACCAGTTAACAGTGGGGTAGCGACTACTGCTGAAACCCCAGTAAGCGCACCTGCTACCTCTGCTCCGGCTGTTGAACCCGTTCAGGCAGCCACGGAAAACGGTCGTTTAAAAGCGTCACCGCTGGCGCGCAAGATTGCTGCAGAAAAAGGAATCAACCTTAGCCAGGTTCAGGGATCCGGAGATGGTGGTAGAATTATTAAAGCCGATATTGAAACATTCAAACCAGTTGCCGCATCTGTTCCTGCATCTTCTATAGCAGCACCGGTTAGTTCACCTATCGTATCTGCTGCTACTCCAGCAAGCCAGGTTAGTTTTGAAGACAAGCCGGTTTCTCAAATGCGTAAGATCATTGCTCGTCGACTGGCAGAAAGCAAGTTTACCGCTCCGCATTTTTACCTTACCATGTCAATTGATATGGATAAGGCAGTAGCAAGCCGCGCACAAATCAATGAGGTAGCCCCTGTAAAAATATCTTTTAATGACATGGTGCTGAAAGCCGTGGCACTCGCACTAAAAAAACACCCTATTGTAAATAGCAGTTGGCTGGGTGATTCCATTCGCACTAATCATCATGTAAACATAGGGGTAGCTGTAGCTGTGGAAGATGGCTTGTTGGTTCCAGTAGTGCGATTTGCAGATAGCAAAGGCCTTGCACAGATTGCCACTGAAGTGAAAGATTTCGCAACAAGGGCCAAGAATAAAAAGCTTCAACCTTCAGATTGGGAAGGAAGCACATTTACCATCAGTAATCTGGGAATGTTTGGCATTGATGAATTTACCGCGATCATCAATCCGCCAGATAGTTGTATCCTGGCTATTGGTGCCATTCAGCAAATTCCCGTAGTGAAAAACGGTCAGGTTTTACCGGGTAATGTGATGAAAGTAACGTTAAGTTGTGATCACAGGGTAGTGGATGGAGCATCCGGGTCAGCCTTCCTGCAAACGCTAAAAGGCTTGTTGGAAGAACCTTTGAGAATGCTTGTTTAA
- a CDS encoding rhomboid family intramembrane serine protease — MLFPISDDNSDRHITPYITWALIAVNILVFVFLQGLGENAAFTYAFSTVPGEILSNNDIITNSKIVRDSASGQSFEIPGLQMTPIPVYLTIITSMFMHGSIGHIAGNMLYLWIFGDNLENRLGHSRYLFFYLLCGVIASLSHVIFTQIIGTDPLIPSLGASGAISGVLGGYLLLYPTRRVNALLGWVIVSIPSWITLGLWILLQLVSGFGAISGESDGVAYAAHIGGFAAGFLLVKLFDRGEPITPVHNKQWITRRPGR, encoded by the coding sequence ATGCTTTTCCCTATCAGCGATGATAACAGCGATCGCCACATTACCCCTTACATAACCTGGGCACTTATTGCTGTGAATATCCTTGTATTCGTCTTTTTACAGGGACTTGGCGAAAATGCTGCCTTCACATATGCATTCTCTACAGTTCCGGGTGAAATACTAAGCAACAATGATATTATTACAAATTCAAAAATCGTTCGTGATTCAGCTAGCGGGCAGAGCTTTGAGATACCTGGATTACAAATGACACCTATTCCGGTGTACCTGACCATCATCACCTCTATGTTTATGCATGGCAGCATTGGACATATAGCAGGAAATATGTTGTATCTATGGATTTTCGGCGATAACCTTGAAAACAGGCTGGGCCATAGCCGCTACCTGTTTTTTTATTTGTTATGTGGCGTAATTGCCTCTTTGAGCCATGTTATTTTCACACAAATTATTGGTACTGATCCACTTATTCCCAGTCTAGGCGCTTCAGGCGCCATTTCAGGCGTTTTGGGCGGATACCTCCTCCTGTATCCCACTCGCCGGGTTAATGCTTTACTGGGCTGGGTAATTGTTTCCATCCCCAGCTGGATCACCCTGGGCCTGTGGATCCTCTTGCAATTAGTAAGTGGGTTCGGCGCCATCAGCGGTGAAAGTGACGGTGTGGCTTATGCAGCGCATATTGGTGGATTTGCAGCTGGTTTTTTGTTGGTTAAGCTTTTTGATAGAGGCGAGCCCATTACCCCGGTGCATAACAAACAATGGATTACAAGGCGACCTGGACGGTAG
- a CDS encoding outer membrane beta-barrel protein, translating to MYYILRNKITTYLVFSGILAFNLLGFSVTTNAQLRESIHLPDSDEKWYHIGIVIMGTSSRFQLSQHPRFLQYDSVLVSNPNNSFGFGLGGMHTFRINNRFEARAVFPQLLFVNKSINYHLSYPDASKEESEVMDQNVESILLGLPIQLKLKSDRIGNFRVYMMGGIKFETDLSSKANSRNAENFVKLKKLDFGIEAGIGFNFYNKMFILTPEIKISNGITNVHARDENLKFSNVIDKIQSRQIIFSLIFEG from the coding sequence ATGTACTATATATTGCGGAACAAAATCACCACTTACCTAGTTTTTTCTGGAATCCTTGCCTTCAACCTGCTGGGCTTCAGTGTAACAACAAATGCACAACTTAGGGAATCAATTCATCTACCTGATAGTGATGAAAAATGGTACCATATCGGCATTGTTATCATGGGCACTTCCAGTCGCTTCCAGTTAAGTCAACATCCCCGCTTTCTCCAATATGACAGCGTGTTGGTCTCCAACCCCAACAATAGTTTTGGCTTCGGGCTTGGAGGCATGCATACTTTCCGCATCAATAACCGGTTTGAGGCCAGGGCTGTATTCCCACAGCTACTATTTGTCAATAAATCAATCAACTACCACCTTTCCTATCCTGATGCCAGTAAGGAAGAATCTGAGGTGATGGACCAGAATGTTGAATCTATTTTATTGGGACTTCCTATCCAGTTAAAGTTAAAATCGGACCGAATTGGTAATTTCAGGGTATATATGATGGGAGGCATAAAATTCGAAACCGACCTTTCTTCCAAGGCCAATTCCAGGAATGCAGAGAATTTTGTAAAACTTAAAAAACTAGATTTTGGTATTGAAGCTGGAATTGGTTTTAACTTTTACAACAAAATGTTTATCCTTACTCCCGAAATAAAAATCAGTAATGGCATAACCAATGTTCATGCCCGTGACGAGAACCTGAAGTTCTCTAATGTAATTGATAAAATACAAAGCCGCCAGATCATATTTTCCCTAATATTTGAGGGATAA